A window of the Henckelia pumila isolate YLH828 chromosome 3, ASM3356847v2, whole genome shotgun sequence genome harbors these coding sequences:
- the LOC140888468 gene encoding uncharacterized protein, giving the protein MEELGFEEKRSFRFWHKVGDDGNHEAGDENDEFDNNEYDFDENDGLLDAFVCDDIEPKEKMIVHEGEKTEDVIYNMQEDSEEDVCADSDGLNSIHDFDEDEDGVKKYPLFDPKKDSEKPELKLDLVFSSKKEAKFAIESYCIREGRSVKFVKNDNIRLWAKCNDDNCHWKIHVEKMSNDNCWQVRNFDRCHSNCVWDLKNKCVNSTWLGNTFAKKFSTNPKLGHLEFRKEISVMLQSDFSRKTAYMAKRKALKLVQGSVEEQFRKIRMYCVELKRSDTGATVVLKLTEDDEGPRFKRLYVCFSACKQGYKSACRRIIGVDGCFLKVEHGGQLLSSVGLDPNNNIFPICYAMVERETKDSWTWFLQLLDEDIGVGNDPHTWTFMSDKQKCLIPALESLFPDAEHRFCVRHLESNMKRDGFKSVAVKIAFWAATKSTRIEEFQVHMAKLKDIDAKAYEWLSKKPGNQWSKAYFSTTPKSDILLNNICESFNRFILDAREKPIRDVLAKVYVEAIRYSPMKSDEMHYHVTRSDDRRDQHSVDLLSRSCSCRKYDLTGIPCKHTVCAIWCKKNDPEAYAHPYYLVQTYKRCYAARIMPVNGPELWPQCDLVPPLPPVYKEKVGRPAKLRRRESDEPPLLKIG; this is encoded by the exons ATGGAGGAGCTTGGATTTGAAGAGAAAAGGTCTTTTAGATTTTGGCACAAAGTCGGAG ATGATGGAAATCATGAAGCTGGAGATGAAAATGATGAGTTTGATAACAATGAGTATGATTTTGATGAAAATGATGGGCTACTGGATGCATTTGTTTGCGATGATATAGAACCTAAAGAAAAAATGATTGTGCATGAAGGAGAAAAAACAGAAGATGTGATTTATAATATGCAGGAGGATAGTGAAGAAGATGTTTGTGCAGACAGTGACGGTCTTAATAgtattcatgattttgatgaGGATGAGGATGGTGTAAAAAAGTATCCGTTGTTTGATCCAAAGAAAGATTCTGAAAAACCAGAGTTGAAGCTGGACTTAGTTTTCAGCTCGAAGAAAGAAGCAAAGTTCGCCATTGAAAGTTACTGCATTCGAGAAGGAAGATCTGTCAAGTTTGTGAAAAATGATAATATCCGGCTTTGGGCTAAGTGCAATGATGATAATTGTCATTGGAAGATCCATGTTGAGAAGATGTCTAATGATAATTGTTGGCAAGTAAGAAATTTTGACAGATGTCACAGTAATTGTGTTTGGGATTTGAAAAACAAGTGTGTGAACTCAACTTGGTTGGGAAATACTTTTGCCAAAAAATTCAGCACAAATCCTAAATTGGGACACTTGGAGTTTAGGAAAGAGATTTCTGTCATGTTGCAGTCAGATTTTTCGAGAAAGACTGCCTACATGGCTAAGAGAAAAGCGCTGAAATTGGTGCAAGGATCTGTTGAGGAGCAATTCCGAAAAATAAGAATGTATTGTGTTGAATTGAAAAGATCAGACACTGGGGCTACTGTAGTTTTGAAGTTGACAGAGGATGACGAAGGTCCAAGGTTTAAAAGATTATATGTTTGTTTTTCAGCATGTAAGCAAGGCTATAAGAGTGCTTGTCGGCGTATCATTGGTGTTGATGGATGTTTCTTAAAGGTGGAACATGGTGGACAATTGTTATCATCCGTGGGGCTAGATCCGAATAATAACATATTTCCAATATGTTATGCGATGGTTGAGCGTGAAACAAAAGATAGTTGGACATGGTTTCTTCAACTCTTGGATGAAGACATTGGTGTAGGCAATGATCCGCATACCTGGACATTTATGTCAGATAAGCAAAAATGTTTGATTCCTGCACTTGAATCTTTGTTTCCTGATGCTGAACATAGATTTTGTGTGAGACATTTAGAGAGCAACATGAAACGTGATGGATTCAAGAGTGTAGCAGTTAAGATTGCATTTTGGGCTGCCACAAAGTCGACAAGAATTGAAGAATTTCAAGTGCACATGGCTAAGTTGAAAGACATTGATGCAAAGGCATATGAATGGCTGTCGAAAAAACCTGGAAACCAGTGGTCTAAGGCATATTTCAGCACCACTCCTAAATCAGACATCTTGTTGAACAACATATGTGAAAGTTTTAACAGATTCATATTAGATGCCAGGGAGAAGCCA ATCAGAGATGTGTTGGCAAAGGTCTATGTAGAGGCTATTAGGTATTCTCCCATGAAGTCAGATGAAATGCATTACCATGTAACGAGATCAGACGATAGACGTGATCAGCATTCGGTTGACCTATTAAGCCGGTCTTGCAGTTGTAGGAAATATGATTTGACAGGGATTCCTTGCAAGCACACTGTATGCgctatttggtgcaaaaaaaatgaTCCAGAGGCATATGCCCATCCTTATTACTTGGTACAAACATACAAAAGGTGTTATGCAGCACGAATCATGCCTGTGAATGGACCAGAATTGTGGCCTCAATGTGACTTGGTTCCCCCACTACCTCCGGTTTACAAAGAGAAAGTTGGAAGACCAGCAAAATTACGAAGAAGGGAATCAGATGAACCCCCCCTTCTGAAAATAGGTTGA
- the LOC140892821 gene encoding peroxidase 44-like: protein MEKKIIAIFVVLCCMLNITSAQLRVGFYSSSCPNAETIVRQVVEKRFSKDRSITAALLRMHFHDCFVRGCDASILIDSTNSTSSEKDAGPNETVRGYDLIDAAKAALEAACPSNVSCADVITLATRDAVGLAGGPKYDVPTGRRDGLVSNVQDVNLPGPSLSVPGAFSFFQAKKFTLNEMVTLLGAHTVGVAHCTFFQDRLSNFQGTGKPDRTMDRALAARLFKLCGTQSRPLNKDPTAFLDQGTSFTVDNQFYNQTIFNKGILQIDQELALDRSTATIVKNFASNRVPFGVNFANAMIKLSKVDVLVGKVGEIRKNCRVFNPPPKKTTTRRGF from the exons ATGGAGAAGAAAATTATAGCTATTTTTGTAGTACTATGCTGCATGCTCAACATTACTTCTGCTCAGTTGAGAGTAGGGTTCTACAGTTCTTCGTGCCCTAACGCGGAAACGATCGTTCGACAAGTCGTGGAGAAACGGTTTAGCAAGGATCGTTCGATTACTGCTGCATTGCTTCGAATGCATTTCCATGATTGTTTTGTTAGG GGATGCGATGCCTCGATACTGATTGACTCCACAAATTCCACGTCTTCGGAAAAGGATGCGGGGCCTAATGAAACGGTACGAGGATATGACCTGATAGACGCAGCCAAAGCGGCCCTCGAAGCCGCGTGCCCGTCCAACGTGTCATGTGCCGATGTCATCACCTTAGCCACCCGAGACGCCGTCGGGCTAGCCGGTGGGCCCAAATACGACGTCCCGACCGGGAGACGCGACGGCCTCGTCTCCAACGTGCAAGATGTCAATCTACCTGGCCCATCATTGTCCGTGCCCGGAGCATTTTCGTTTTTCCAGGCCAAAAAGTTTACACTTAATGAGATGGTCACCCTCTTAGGCGCACACACGGTGGGTGTGGCACATTGTACATTCTTCCAGGACCGGCTTTCCAATTTCCAGGGAACCGGAAAACCGGACCGGACCATGGACCGGGCATTGGCCGCTAGGCTTTTCAAATTATGTGGCACTCAATCCAGGCCTTTGAATAAAGATCCGACGGCGTTCTTGGATCAAGGCACATCCTTTACAGTGGATAATCAGTTCTATAATCAGACCATATTCAATAAAGGGATACTGCAGATTGATCAAGAACTCGCCCTGGACCGGTCCACCGCGACGATCGTAAAAAATTTTGCTTCCAATAGGGTTCCATTTGGTGTGAACTTTGCAAATGCAATGATCAAGCTGAGTAAGGTTGATGTTCTTGTGGGGAAGGTCGGCGAAATCCGGAAAAATTGTAGGGTTTTTAATCCACCACCGAAGAAAACTACGACTCGTCGAGGGTTCTAA